GCTGGGCGAATCGGCCGACCTGCTGTACCACCTGCTGGTGCTGCTGCGCGCGCGCGGGCTGTCGCTGCAGGACGCCCGCGATGTGCTGGAAATGCGCCACCGTTGATGGGGCGTGCGGACCAACGGTCCGCACCTACCGGACACGCGGGCGATGATGGGGCCGTGCGGACCAACGGTCCGCACCTACCTGTAGAGTCGAGCTTGCTCGACTGCCCTTTGCAAGACAGTCGAGCAAGCTCGACTCTACAATGGGCGGTCTTTCTTTCCCGGACCGCCCCCATGAAACTGCCCGCCGCCTGGCTGTGCTGCCTGTTGCTGACTTCGCCGGCCTGGGCCGCCGACACGGTGGTCAGTGGCAAGGTCTATCTCGAACGCGACGGCAGGCCCGGGCGCGGCGCGACCGATCCGGGCCTGGCCGGGGTGCAGGTCTCCAACGGCGAGACCATCGTCAAGACCGCGGCCGACGGCAGCTACAGCCTGCCGGTGCGCGACGGGCAGACCGTGTTCGTCATCAAGCCCGATGCCTACAGCTTCCCGAAGGCGGCCGACGGCCTGCCGACGTTCTGGCGCCACTACCGCCCGAACGGTTCGCCGGCCCTGAAGTACGGCGGCATCGCCGCCACCGGCGCGGCCGACCGTGGCTGGGATTTCGCCCTGCAGTCCGATCGCCATGACAGCCGTCGCGGCTTCCAGATGCTGGTCTTCACCGATTCGCAGACGGCCAGCCTGAAGGACATCGGCTACTACCAGCAGTCCATCGTGGCGCCGCTGGTGGGCCAGACCAAGGCACGCCTGGGCACCACCCTGGGCGACATCGTCAACGACGACCTGAGCCTGTACCCGGCCATCAACAAGGTCACCACCGAACTGGGCGTGCCGTGGTTCCATGTGCCGGGCAACCACGACCTGGATTTCGATGCCGCCAACGACGACCACTCGCTGGACAGCTGGCGCAACATCTACGGCCCGGACACCTACGCGGTGGAAGAGGGCGGTGCCAGCTTCGTGTTCCTCGATGACGTGGTCTACGACCCCAACGCCAAGCCGAAGTACGTCGGTGGCCTGCGCGAGGACCAGTTCGCCTTCCTGGCCGGCTACCTGAAGGGCCTGCGCAAGGACCGCCTGCTGGTGCTGGGCATGCACATCCCGCTGTTCGACGCCGCGCCGGGTCGCGAGACCTTCCGCCACGCCGACCGCCAGCGCCTGTTC
This genomic stretch from Stenotrophomonas sp. SAU14A_NAIMI4_5 harbors:
- a CDS encoding calcineurin-like phosphoesterase family protein, whose product is MKLPAAWLCCLLLTSPAWAADTVVSGKVYLERDGRPGRGATDPGLAGVQVSNGETIVKTAADGSYSLPVRDGQTVFVIKPDAYSFPKAADGLPTFWRHYRPNGSPALKYGGIAATGAADRGWDFALQSDRHDSRRGFQMLVFTDSQTASLKDIGYYQQSIVAPLVGQTKARLGTTLGDIVNDDLSLYPAINKVTTELGVPWFHVPGNHDLDFDAANDDHSLDSWRNIYGPDTYAVEEGGASFVFLDDVVYDPNAKPKYVGGLREDQFAFLAGYLKGLRKDRLLVLGMHIPLFDAAPGRETFRHADRQRLFDLLKDFRNVLVLSGHSHTQQHVYHGKAEGWQGEKPLHEYNVGANCGAFWSGVKNAAGVPDSTMSDGTPKGYALLDVAGNGSYRLQYRVAGAPASDQIGLHAPKVLRQGAYPAWGVYANVYMGEDTSVVEFRVDGGAWQAMKQVSQPDPRLLVENVADDTADVLRGYDRSPEATASPHLWRGALPTNLEVGSHKVEVRSTQPDGAVFTATTRYSLQTAQP